A stretch of the Streptococcus suis genome encodes the following:
- a CDS encoding GHKL domain-containing protein — protein sequence MNIFISPFYDTVFFIDMLIRLMILQQISGLFLSNLKKCWIAFLLTGCQIVFYDIYLLLEPFSFLVIIPFLKTNWNGTQKLFYGLLPFVIGDMFQRIISLYLRFVFQLDYFSLGLFFDIILTLLLIPFYTLFFKGLRIEAKYLKVDTLDSDFKNMFIRLNISFIVYFLFVRTTVLIERWVEMKVISVNWDPYYVRTNIVLLYFVLFTASLLYLNYRNKEKQDKEIQELKDKQLTDLGRYSRHVESLYKEIRSFRHDYTNILISLNEAIKEEDIVAIRSIYQEVIADSDRKFYDGKYDIARLSNIQNPAVKSLLSSKMLEAQKKGIAISVEVDAEIEPPALELIEFITILSILLDNAIDAAEQCTNGNIVFAYFQEYDRKIVVVENTTVEDKVSTSHIFEYGHSTKGDNRGIGLANVKAILHKYPKFSISTNSSNHRFVQELIFIENEY from the coding sequence ATGAATATTTTTATATCTCCTTTTTATGATACGGTTTTCTTTATTGACATGCTGATTCGTTTGATGATTCTTCAACAAATCAGTGGTTTATTTTTGAGCAATTTGAAAAAATGTTGGATTGCTTTCCTATTAACCGGTTGTCAAATAGTTTTTTATGACATATATCTGTTATTAGAGCCTTTTTCTTTTTTGGTTATTATTCCTTTTTTAAAAACAAATTGGAATGGAACCCAGAAACTATTTTACGGCTTATTGCCATTTGTAATAGGGGATATGTTTCAACGTATCATAAGTCTCTATTTAAGATTTGTGTTTCAATTGGATTATTTCAGTTTAGGTTTATTTTTCGATATTATTTTAACCTTGTTGCTTATACCGTTCTATACTCTCTTTTTTAAAGGGTTGAGAATTGAAGCTAAGTATTTAAAAGTTGATACACTTGATAGTGATTTTAAAAATATGTTTATCCGTTTGAATATTTCATTCATTGTCTATTTTCTTTTTGTCAGAACTACAGTTCTAATTGAAAGATGGGTAGAAATGAAAGTAATATCAGTTAATTGGGATCCTTATTATGTTCGTACCAATATAGTATTACTTTATTTTGTTCTTTTTACAGCAAGTTTATTATATCTGAATTACAGAAATAAAGAAAAACAAGACAAAGAAATCCAGGAGTTGAAAGACAAACAATTAACAGATTTAGGCCGTTATAGTCGTCATGTTGAGTCACTTTATAAAGAAATTCGAAGTTTCCGACACGACTACACTAATATTCTTATTAGTCTGAATGAAGCAATTAAGGAAGAAGATATTGTTGCGATTCGTTCAATTTATCAAGAAGTGATAGCAGATTCTGATAGAAAATTCTATGATGGAAAGTACGATATAGCTAGATTATCCAATATACAAAATCCTGCTGTGAAGAGTTTGCTGTCATCTAAGATGTTGGAGGCGCAAAAAAAAGGTATTGCAATTTCTGTGGAAGTAGATGCTGAAATTGAACCACCTGCTTTAGAGTTGATAGAATTCATAACGATTCTGTCTATTTTATTAGATAATGCTATCGATGCTGCAGAGCAGTGTACAAATGGAAATATTGTATTTGCCTATTTCCAGGAATATGACCGAAAAATTGTCGTTGTAGAAAATACTACGGTTGAAGATAAGGTATCCACAAGTCATATTTTTGAATATGGTCATTCTACAAAAGGAGATAATCGAGGAATTGGCTTGGCCAATGTAAAAGCTATTTTACATAAATATCCTAAATTTTCTATATCAACGAACAGTAGCAATCATCGATTTGTTCAGGAGTTGATTTTTATAGAAAATGAGTATTAA
- a CDS encoding bacteriocin produces the protein MNKHNNCTVSHSLSKEELQNITGGNRSDFWDFLLPRIQGKK, from the coding sequence ATGAATAAACATAATAATTGTACAGTGTCCCACTCACTTTCAAAAGAAGAACTCCAGAATATCACTGGGGGAAATCGTTCAGATTTTTGGGACTTTCTTCTACCACGTATACAAGGGAAAAAATAA
- a CDS encoding ParA family protein: MKIITININKGGTGKSTFSYNFSKWLSSIKHKKVLLIDGDSSCNLTYSFKELGTSSIYDAFKGGAFEIYPVDKKLDFIKGSEFLTDEDLELRKKQNNCLILFMWFADNIDVLSKYDYVVIDTHNDASLVTSNFIAVADAVIGVSEPSRNGYRAWLELQETISRLKSEVVDIMTRRSYIQAVPYLIGNKIEHIGSSSREFLDIIADDSGLLGVIPKKELLAKSLLSDKSIFELQDEMSDAEKRRHKHFYDHIEEVFEKIIHTI, from the coding sequence ATGAAGATAATAACAATTAATATCAATAAAGGTGGTACAGGTAAGTCTACTTTTTCTTATAACTTTTCTAAGTGGTTATCATCTATAAAACATAAAAAGGTTCTTCTAATAGATGGGGACTCATCATGTAATTTAACTTATTCTTTTAAAGAATTAGGGACAAGTTCTATTTATGATGCATTTAAAGGAGGAGCTTTTGAGATATACCCTGTTGATAAAAAACTGGACTTTATCAAAGGTTCAGAATTTTTAACTGATGAGGATTTGGAGCTTAGGAAGAAACAAAATAATTGTCTGATTCTTTTTATGTGGTTTGCGGATAACATTGATGTGCTAAGTAAATATGATTACGTTGTTATAGATACTCATAATGATGCTAGCTTGGTTACATCGAACTTTATAGCAGTTGCGGATGCTGTGATTGGAGTTTCAGAACCTTCTAGAAACGGTTATCGTGCCTGGTTAGAACTCCAAGAAACCATTAGTCGTCTTAAATCTGAGGTTGTCGACATTATGACTAGGAGGTCCTATATTCAGGCTGTTCCGTATCTGATTGGGAATAAAATAGAGCATATCGGAAGTAGCTCACGAGAATTTTTGGATATTATTGCTGATGATTCAGGTTTGTTAGGAGTAATTCCGAAAAAAGAATTACTGGCAAAGAGCTTGTTGAGCGATAAGAGTATATTTGAACTTCAGGATGAAATGTCAGATGCTGAAAAGAGACGTCATAAGCACTTTTATGATCACATTGAAGAAGTCTTTGAAAAAATCATTCATACTATATAA